Sequence from the Meleagris gallopavo isolate NT-WF06-2002-E0010 breed Aviagen turkey brand Nicholas breeding stock chromosome 22, Turkey_5.1, whole genome shotgun sequence genome:
CTACTTGTGGTTCTCTGTTCTATCAACTTTAGGTTATGGTATCTCAGTCTCCAGATCCAATTGAGATGCTGCCCTTGAAGCCAGACCTCAGGTGGCTCCCTACAGCTCTGGTCCTTATGGGTGCCTTCCAGCTTGGTATATTCCATGTTTCTATGGTCTCTTGGAAGATGAGAGTTGCTGAGCATCTCAGTGGGGAGAAGGTAAATTCTTACTTGACATGAGAAGAGATTTCAGTATGCCCAGAGCAGGAGAGTGCCACAGAGATACCTCTAAGTAGACACCCACATGAGGAAAGCTTAATCCCAAGGCCGTTCTCATGCCCTATGTGTTTCTCTCACCACACAGCACAACAACCACTCAATGGGAGCATGTGGCTGTCCAGTCCACCCAACTGCCATGCTCCAGATGTGCAAAAACTCAATAGCTCAAAACTTGCTCCAACAGCTGCACCTtgctcagcagctcctccagccccacctTCTGTGGGTGCCTGTCTGGAGGAGCGTTCCAATGAAACCAGCAGCACATCAGTAAGCTGATTTCCCACTGTATGAAGCTTGCTGAATGCTGGAGGCAGCTCCCATGCCTTCCGCTGTTCCTACTCCCCCTTTCCCAAGCCCTCACACTGCTGCAAGAAGTTTGAGCCCTTCCCTTTGCTTCCTAGAGCCCTGCAGCTTGGCTCCGGGTGGCTGCGCCTAATCCTGTGTTGACACAACAGCAACATTCCCTCTGTGCTGAACAGCAAGGGGCAATTCCACGAGGATAACACAGATGAATTGCTGCCCCCTGAACATGAGCAGAGATTTTTTATTCCATCCCTTCCTCAAACACTCAAATCTTTGCAGCCTGGGTGTCAGCACACTCTTCCATGAGCATCTGGTAAAGCAATGGTCATATTAGTATTAATTGTTTTAATTCCAGAGAGTCATTTTGCTGTCTAGCATGTAGAGGTTTCACTGACAAGCACTACACAGGCAGAAGTAGATCCCAgaagggttgggttggaagggatctcagaTTCCACACCCATGCCATAGttagggttgccaaccaccagaccatgcactagatcaggctgcccagagaaacgcACTCAATAAATGCCACCTGCGTGTCCTCGCTGCATCTGAATCATTCCATCATCGCTACGCACCAAACATCACCTATCCTCTGATacaacccaagtcattctcaGATGGATCTGAGTCAGAACATCAGGCAAAAACCCACACACTGAGCTCAGTGGCACAAGTTTCCCTGTGACCTCACAGCCCCGCGTGCTTCCACCCGAGGATGCTCCCAGTGTGCGAGGGACAGCTGCAAAACCCTTCAGCCTCACTCACATCCCAAAGCGATTTTATCCCGCACCTACAGAACACGAATATCTCACGAAACCTTTCAGAATCCAGCACTATCGATTCCATACAACTCCCCGACACAAGCCTACATAAGCACGGTTCGCTCAGCCCACCCCTTAAAATCTCGACGCGGCCCCACGACGCCCGTCCACGCACCAGCTGCACCCCTCGGCGCTGCACCCCTCGGCTCCGCGCCCCCCCGCTCTGTGTCTGACAGCCCCGGCGGCAGCGCGGTGCCCACNNNNNNNNNNNNNNNNNNNNNNNNNNNNNNNNNNNNNNNNNNNNNNNNNNNNNNNNNNNNNNNNNNNNNNNNNNNNNNNNNNNNNNNNNNNNNNNNNNNNCGCCGGCAGATCCTCCTTCACACTCTCGTGTTTGGAGCGTTTCCTATTGGAGCCGTTTCCGACGCTGTGTCCTCACTTCGGATGCTCAGGACAGGACCTTTCAGCTCCTGGTGACATTTTCAAGGGCTGTCAGCACTTCTCCGCAGTGTGACAGACAGGTGCCATCACCCGGCATGCCGCCTCTTTCCTCCCACCACGGCCGCGGGTAATTAACGAGCCAAGAAAACCAGTTAGGAGCTGCTCATCAGAACAACTCTGCCGCAGTCGGGCAGGGTTTGCTGCTCCTGCCTCAGATCGAATCCCCGCCATCGGAATTCCGCCCtgtcctgctctgtgcctcCGGCCCCCTGTGCCTTCCCACACACCGCAGTTTCTCCTGGAAGTGTCACCGTGCGACCTCACGAGTTGGGCACTGAGCCTGCGGGGCTCTCTGTCTTCAGGGCGTTGCTTTTCTCCCCGCAGATCAGATTCAGTCAGATGCAGAACCTCTACTCACCGCAGCTCCTGCATCTCCACCCATCGCACTGTGAGCTGCCAATCCCAGCAGAGCCAAGGAAGATGTTCTGTAGGACACGGCTTTGCACTGCTGCTCATTCTGCCCCAAACCCTTATCAATGTACCTGTGTGAGGCACAGATAACTTGTTTCTCCTATAGATCAGTCCCTCGGCAATGAATCAATTCATaggctcatagaatcattaaggatggaaaagagcTCTACAGTTATCTAGTCCAATCTCCAGCCCATCACTATCATGCTCACTAACTGGTTCAAGCTGGGTCCTCATTTTGCAATGAGGAGTTCAACACCTCTCCAAATCTTCCAAAGTCCAGTGAGTCAGAAGCAAATTGCTCCCAAATATTATGATAGTTACAGTCGAACATATGGACAGCCCTTATCTCTGTCTGCAAGGCAGGAGGGGGGGATCAAACAGATTTACAGCACGGCTGTGACAGAGCTTTCCCTCCTGGACGAGCAGCTGACTCATAAGAGCTTCTCAGAGGCTTCAGCTGAGCTTTTGTTTGGGCTATTTGTTGGTAATGACACAAATCATCACATAGCTCCCTATATAATGAGAATATTGATTATGATATCATTAAACACAACGGCATCTTTACTCCTGTGACCCCAGCTCTGAGATGTAAGCAAGCCAGGGGAGGTTTTGCCTGCTGAGATACTGCAGAAGGTAATGGAGATCTCAAGAAAACTGCCAAAGAGCAcagaatgcttccagggatTGGAATGCTATCATCCAGCTCATACATTCTTAAAGAAATATGTGCTCCTGAGATGCTCATTCACCTCTATGACTCTGAATCATTTCTCCTGGTCATTAGAAGACGCTGTGCAAGTCAAGCAACAAGTTGGGGAAATAAGAACTACTGCAAGCTGGCTGGAAATAACATCATGCTTGTTCAAAGGCAAGAGGAGCGGTGATTTCAGAGGCTCAAGTCAGTTTCCAAGCATCAGCCCTTAACTTTGATACAGACCATGTCTCAGAGCTTGAAACACGAATGGGACAGCCTTCACTAGCAAAATCCCATGCCTAGATATTGACTATATTGACTCATCCCAGGACCTAGCAGGCAATGAATATTAATTATCCACCCAAACCCCTGCACTACAGCCACTCCCAGTGACTCAGGCAACTCTGCAGAGCTCAGTCAAGGCAGAGGGAGCCCATTTTCCAGCAAAGCGACCTTCCTGGCTCCTCCACAAAAAGAAGCAAGCTATTGGGGCACTCCCCCCACCCAAAGCACCAGTCCCCTGGGCACGGAGCCTGCAGCCCACCGAGGTCTCGTACCTGCTTGCGGGAGCTCAGGGTCCCCCTGCTGCCCAGGCAGGATTGCTGGAGGGAGCCACCCCTATGTGCTGAGCCCAGGGCGTGCTGCGGGGCGGCGGGCAGGGGGCTCACGTATAGAATGCGGGCAATGAGGCCGTAGAGGACGGCTGCAAGTCCCAGCGGGATGACGTAGAAGACAGCAAAATCCAAGAAATAAATGGGCATGTAAAGGCTTCTGGAGACACGGTAGCCACAGCTGACCTGTTCTCCATCTGAAAACGTGACCTGGGACGTGTCCACTAAGAAGAACCACATGAGACAATAGAGGGAGGTGAAGATCCACAGTGAGAAGATGATGCGCTTGGCGCGGGCCACGGTGCACAGAAGCTGTGCCTTGATGGCGTGGCAGATTGCGATGTAGCGCTCCACTGTGAAGGCAGTGATGGACCAGGCGGAGATGTTGATGCCCAGGTACTGCAGGTAGGTGATGCAGAGGCAGCCGGCGTAGCCGTACACCCAGGAAGACACCACTTCAGAGATGTTGGGCAGCCCAGCCACGAGCAGTACCAGCAGGTCGGCCACAGCCAGGCTCACCAGGTAGCAGTTGGTGGGGGTCATCATGTGCTTGGTGCGCAGCACTACCAGCACCACCATGGCATTGCCTGCTATGCCCACCCCGCAGACgagcagcaccagcaggatGGTGACCACCTGGAGCTCCAGGGGTTGTCGGGGCATCCTGCCCAATGTTTGGTTGCCCAGCATGGCTCCTGGGCTGGCTGAACCGTTGTCCATGGATGCTGCACAGATTCTGCAATCACTGATGAGCTCCCCTCCTTCCCAACCatttccccctcccctttcTTCTCCACCCACCTCTCCTGCAaatcccctccatcctcctaccccctttcctcccctccttcccctcctactccctccctccccccctccccgcTGAACCACTGCTAGGAGGGGCAGGGAGCATTCAGAAACCCAACCCCTGCAACCTCCTTCCCACCCCTGGGGTTCCCCAGAATCCCCCCAGACCCCCTCACTCACCTGCTCCCCACCAACACTTGTTGGGTCCTGGTGCACTGCTGAGccaaggagaggaggaggaggaacaggaGAAGGTAGAGGAAGGAGACCAGCTGGGGTCCTGTCTTCCTTCCTCATCTCAGGAGGATGGAACCAGGGTGATGCCTTCCCGATTTCCTTTGGgctggggcagagcagtgctttccCTGGGGGTCTTAGACCTCCTCCCATTAGCTGTCCCATGGTCACCCCATCTCAAAGGAACAGTGGTGTCACTCCACTGGGGAAAGTCTTACCCATCCCgtgctgggagctctgctggcCAGGCTGGGCTGTCTGTATCTATCCCAGGCtgtgagatgtgttttccacCAGTTAGGTTAATGCAGCAGCAGCGTGACTCTGCTGTCAGCTCTGTGCTCGCTCCTGATGTCTCTGCAGCCTctcagaaaatgtattttcagatggaaagagCAACTGTGATTGCTAAGATAGAGTACTCATCATACCCAACCTGTGGAGTAGAGGAAAGGGCGAGGAGAAAAGCTCACTTTTCAATTAGATTACATAGCAATTAGAAGCAAAGCCACGCCATTAATCCCAGGCACAGACACCCGTCTTCAAAATGTGAAGGATTTCCAATGCTGAGAGATTCCAGTTTGGGGCTTCAAAGGTACATTTCCAAGCGTGGGTGCTACAGTCCTAGTGTGGATAAAAAAACTCCTGCCCAGCCCCATGCTCTTCTGCCTAAGCAGCATTCTGTCCCCCAAGCTCTGCCTTGTGTGACAAATAAGACTTTCCCCCTTTTCTCTGGGTATGCCCAAAGTTGGCTTTACAGGGTGCAGTCACTGTAGTTTTTCACTCCCTTTTGTGATGTTTTGTTCAGCTTTGGCTCAGTTGTGAAGGGCAAATAccctcttcttccctttccttttcttccgTTTGAACTCACTGCCTCCTGCCCCAGGACTTTGCTCTCTGGATCAGCCCTGGGCTGGGGATGCAGTGGCAGGTCCTTGCCATGCCCATCTCTCCTCAGGATGCACTTTGTTCTACCTTTCCTCACTTTTTTAATAGATTCACTATTTCATGGTATTGTTTCATGTCACTGTTTATGCTGCATTCCCCTACTGAGCTGGTATGAGGCGTACACAAAGGCAGGATGCAGCtcatgcagcagctcttcaCCCACAGATACCACTCACTGCTGCAGCCAATCTGATGGTGTCCATCACACACCTTCCTGTGATGCCGGGGAGCTGACAGACAAAAGGTACTGCCACACTCATCAGTCAACATTGTTGTCCTCTGTCAGGAACACAGCCTGGCtgttctgactgcagcatcctggTTGCTCTGTGCGGTGTTTTTAGCAGAGCTGCCATACATTATTCCTCTCTGAAGTTGCTCCCTGACCCCACTGTGGCTTCCACCTACCTTGGCCTTTCTACAATTGGGAATCTCACGCTTTTCCTTTGGCTGCTGTGGGCTCATCTGGTCCTACATACAGAGAGACCTTTGAGATTTAGCGTATTTTGTAGACactgctaggaaaaaaatgatccTCTCAGCCACTTTTGTGAAAAACACCTCTCCTTTCTCTGGTGCTTCATGGTCTGTATATATTACACCCATAAAACTTCTGCTATTACAGCTGGGTCACTGAGGCTGTACCAGCATTCAGTGATGGTGAAAGTAGAAAAGATGCAGCATAAAAAGGTCACAAATGGGAGGGTTTGGAGCTGGATTATGGAATTTTAAGCTGCAAAGGTCTTCAAAGCCCAACCCATGGCCCCAAACCCAACCCATGGCCAGAACCCAATCCATGGCCATAAACCCAAGCCATTGCAGCAGTGTCACCAAGCACAACACTGACCCCAACGCTGTGGCATTGTGGTCACATGGCAGCAGTATTTCCCTAGATGACAACAGGGAAGTTAGTTTTACTCCCAGCCCCATTTGCAGGACTGTGGGGCTTCCGTGGACACAGAAGCGCACCTTGCCACCTATTCCAACTGGGGGGAGTAATTGAAGATTGGAGCAGCCTGTAACTAGAAAACAGATGCAAATGTGTTACTTTTTCCACACTCTGTTTCCACACTGAAATAATCTCTGGCAGTGACTTCATTTCCTCTGTTGATTATCTGCAAAGAGTGTGAGCAACCCCTGGGCCATCGTGGCTGTGACATTTGTCTGGAGTGACTGccactgctttttcctcctttccttctgtttctgtggcTGAGGGCTTGTTATGAAGCACTAATATGGAAATTCACAGTTGTGAAATATGAAGCATTGAGTCAGAGTGAAACGTCACACGATCTTTGGTTAAAAAGAACCAAAATGAGTAAAACTGTGGTGCAAATCACTTGTGGAATCTCTGCAGCTGTCTCATGTCCTCAGCTCATTTTGGTTCCTCctttgggggggggaaaaaaaaaaaaatgtctaaaGGCTCTTGCCCAAAAGAATGGTTTTCTGAAAGTTCCCAATTCACTGTGGATCTGACTGTTACTCACAGACAGCAGCTGGGATCACTGCAGGAGCAACAGATGCTGCGCCTGGTCGTTGGCTACTGGTCCTGGTAGTCGAGGACCACCTTGTGCAGGGTGGAAGAGGGAGCAGAGCCAGAACACAAGGCTTTCCACGGCTGTCCAGCCATGCACCATACTATGGAGTAGATTTCATTTGCCtttatatttattcat
This genomic interval carries:
- the LOC100539680 gene encoding thyrotropin-releasing hormone receptor-like; this translates as MDNGSASPGAMLGNQTLGRMPRQPLELQVVTILLVLLVCGVGIAGNAMVVLVVLRTKHMMTPTNCYLVSLAVADLLVLLVAGLPNISEVVSSWVYGYAGCLCITYLQYLGINISAWSITAFTVERYIAICHAIKAQLLCTVARAKRIIFSLWIFTSLYCLMWFFLVDTSQVTFSDGEQVSCGYRVSRSLYMPIYFLDFAVFYVIPLGLAAVLYGLIARILYVSPLPAAPQHALGSAHRGGSLQQSCLGSRGTLSSRKQVRDLGGLQAPCPGDWCFGWGECPNSLLLFVEEPGRSLCWKMGSLCLD